A stretch of the Streptomyces ortus genome encodes the following:
- a CDS encoding thiamine pyrophosphate-binding protein: MTHDHDLVLRPTPEQTEAALDPPPGRNGGDLVVETLTGLGATTVFGLPGQHALGMFDALRRSDLTYIGLRVENNAGFAADAYGRITGEAAPLLLSTGPGALTSLAALQEAAAASAPVLAISSQIPGAGLGGGRHGYLHELPDQQASFRGVVKSVHTVRTQSQIPSAIAEAWESALTAPHGPVWVEIPQDVLLAETALPAVTAVDAAPHDLPPRPELTAVAADLLANAARPVIIAGGGVVRADASGKLRQLAERLNAPVVTTFGGKGAFPWNHPLSLRSWLEDRHTTDFLEDADVVLVVGSGLGELSSNYYTFKPRGRVIQIEADLGKLESNHPALGIHADARLALSALLETITEKRQDATAADRVRTVLDLVRERIDAQELTLEQQVLAAVREALPDRSASFWDMTILAYWAWSAFDARRPNTMHSAQGAGGLGYAFPAAIGGAVADPTHPVLAVSGDGGALYSIAELATARQHDLDVTWLIVDDGGYGILREYMTDAFGRSTATELTRPDYVALAESFGVPGVRTTPDTLAADLAKALGTPGPSVVVLPALLRMFAPTHLD, translated from the coding sequence GTGACCCACGACCACGACCTGGTGCTCCGCCCGACCCCGGAGCAGACGGAGGCCGCGCTCGACCCGCCGCCCGGCCGCAACGGCGGAGACCTGGTCGTGGAGACCCTCACCGGTCTCGGCGCGACCACCGTCTTCGGGCTGCCCGGCCAGCACGCGCTCGGCATGTTCGACGCGCTGCGCCGCTCCGACCTCACGTACATCGGGCTGCGGGTCGAGAACAACGCCGGGTTCGCGGCGGACGCGTACGGCCGGATCACCGGCGAGGCCGCCCCGTTGCTCCTGTCGACCGGGCCCGGCGCGCTGACCTCGCTGGCCGCGCTCCAGGAGGCGGCAGCCGCCAGCGCCCCCGTCCTCGCGATCAGCAGCCAGATCCCGGGCGCGGGGCTCGGCGGCGGCCGGCACGGCTACCTCCACGAACTCCCCGACCAGCAGGCCTCGTTCAGGGGCGTGGTGAAGTCCGTCCACACGGTCCGTACGCAGTCGCAGATCCCCTCCGCGATCGCCGAGGCATGGGAGTCGGCGCTCACCGCCCCGCACGGGCCAGTCTGGGTGGAGATCCCGCAGGACGTGCTGCTCGCCGAGACCGCGCTGCCCGCCGTCACCGCCGTGGACGCCGCGCCCCACGATCTTCCGCCGCGCCCCGAACTGACCGCCGTGGCCGCCGACCTGCTCGCGAACGCGGCCCGGCCGGTGATCATCGCGGGCGGCGGAGTCGTACGCGCCGACGCGTCGGGCAAGCTGCGGCAGCTCGCCGAGCGGCTGAACGCGCCCGTCGTCACCACCTTCGGCGGCAAGGGCGCCTTCCCCTGGAACCATCCGCTCTCGCTGCGGTCCTGGCTGGAGGACCGGCACACCACGGACTTCCTGGAGGACGCCGACGTCGTCCTCGTGGTCGGTTCGGGGCTGGGCGAACTCTCCTCGAACTACTACACGTTCAAGCCGCGCGGCCGGGTGATCCAGATCGAGGCCGACCTCGGGAAACTGGAGTCCAACCACCCCGCTCTCGGCATCCACGCGGACGCCCGCCTCGCCCTGTCGGCGCTCCTCGAAACCATCACGGAGAAGCGGCAGGACGCGACGGCCGCCGACCGCGTACGGACCGTGCTCGACCTCGTCCGCGAGCGGATCGACGCCCAGGAGCTCACCCTGGAGCAGCAGGTGCTGGCCGCGGTGCGGGAGGCCCTGCCCGACCGGTCGGCCAGTTTCTGGGACATGACGATCCTCGCCTACTGGGCCTGGTCCGCCTTCGACGCCCGGCGCCCCAACACCATGCACTCCGCCCAGGGCGCGGGCGGCCTCGGCTACGCCTTCCCGGCGGCGATCGGCGGCGCGGTCGCCGACCCCACCCACCCGGTCCTCGCGGTCTCCGGCGACGGCGGCGCGCTCTACTCCATCGCCGAACTCGCCACCGCCAGGCAGCACGACCTCGACGTGACCTGGCTGATCGTCGACGACGGCGGTTACGGCATCCTGCGCGAGTACATGACGGACGCCTTCGGCCGGTCCACCGCCACGGAACTGACCCGCCCGGACTATGTGGCGCTCGCGGAGTCCTTCGGCGTCCCGGGCGTACGGACCACCCCGGACACCCTCGCCGCCGACCTCGCCAAGGCCCTCGGCACGCCCGGCCCCTCGGTGGTCGTGCTGCCGGCCCTGTTGCGGATGTTCGCACCGACGCACCTGGACTGA
- a CDS encoding FG-GAP and VCBS repeat-containing protein encodes MSRAHGRTRTRLTAPLAAAVLLAGGFGAMALTGASAQAATTAAGSADAQDDFNGDGYADLVVGAPDGTISSKAKAGYVAVTYGSADGVSVDNKKLISRSTSGVPGSATASQRFGSFFSKGDLDGDGYSDLVIAGGKAGSVILWGSASGLTGGTAIAGYAAPTTGDFDGDGKTDLALFTHQDVQGDDPEEATGTVWKGPVSRAGTPASTLPLLKSGESVSGPVRSTVAGDVNGDGKDDIVAYHYEGDGVWGNRLLLGGGSAGFKGAWVPGAAAGNKMGTGIGDVNNDGFDDVVVGNDWGGGNVKVALGSAAGLSEDRVQTFNQDSPGFPGAEEEEDEIGGSVSVGDVNGDGFADIALGIPGEDVGEIYDTGSVALVPGSAAGATGAGTQVFHQDTAGVPGAAENSDEFGVSTALLDLDGDGHRDLAAGSTAENEQNGAVWILNGTASGLTATSSIAFGASKLGAPATAAHFGAYLR; translated from the coding sequence ATGTCCCGAGCACACGGCAGGACCCGTACGCGCCTCACCGCACCCCTGGCAGCCGCGGTACTGCTCGCCGGAGGGTTCGGCGCGATGGCCCTCACCGGAGCCTCGGCCCAGGCCGCCACCACCGCCGCAGGCTCAGCGGACGCGCAGGACGACTTCAACGGTGACGGCTACGCCGACCTGGTCGTCGGCGCCCCGGACGGCACGATCTCGAGCAAGGCCAAGGCCGGTTACGTGGCCGTCACCTACGGGTCCGCCGACGGCGTCTCCGTCGACAACAAGAAGCTCATCAGCCGCTCCACCAGCGGCGTTCCCGGCTCCGCCACCGCGAGCCAGCGCTTCGGGTCCTTCTTCAGCAAGGGCGACCTCGACGGCGACGGTTACAGCGACCTCGTGATCGCGGGCGGCAAGGCCGGCTCCGTCATCCTGTGGGGCTCCGCCTCCGGGCTCACCGGCGGCACGGCGATAGCCGGGTACGCGGCCCCCACCACCGGTGACTTCGACGGTGACGGCAAGACGGACCTCGCCCTGTTCACCCACCAGGACGTCCAGGGCGACGACCCCGAGGAGGCCACCGGCACCGTGTGGAAGGGCCCCGTCTCGCGGGCCGGCACGCCCGCCTCCACCCTGCCCCTCCTGAAGTCCGGCGAGTCGGTCAGCGGCCCCGTCCGCTCCACCGTGGCCGGCGACGTCAACGGTGACGGCAAGGACGACATCGTTGCCTACCACTACGAGGGCGACGGCGTCTGGGGCAACCGCCTGCTCCTCGGCGGCGGCAGCGCGGGCTTCAAGGGCGCCTGGGTCCCCGGTGCGGCGGCGGGCAACAAGATGGGCACCGGCATCGGTGACGTGAACAACGACGGCTTCGACGACGTCGTGGTCGGCAACGACTGGGGCGGCGGCAACGTCAAGGTCGCCCTCGGTTCGGCCGCCGGCCTGTCCGAGGACCGCGTCCAGACCTTCAACCAGGACTCGCCCGGCTTCCCCGGTGCCGAGGAGGAAGAGGACGAGATCGGCGGGTCGGTCTCGGTCGGCGACGTCAACGGTGACGGCTTCGCCGACATCGCGCTCGGCATCCCGGGCGAGGACGTCGGCGAGATCTACGACACCGGCTCGGTCGCCCTGGTCCCCGGTAGCGCCGCCGGTGCCACGGGTGCCGGAACGCAGGTCTTCCACCAGGACACCGCCGGAGTTCCCGGAGCCGCCGAGAACAGCGACGAGTTCGGTGTGAGCACCGCCCTCCTCGACCTCGACGGCGACGGCCACCGCGACCTCGCGGCCGGCTCCACCGCCGAGAACGAGCAGAACGGCGCGGTCTGGATCCTGAACGGCACGGCGAGCGGCCTCACCGCCACCTCGTCCATCGCGTTCGGCGCCAGCAAGCTCGGCGCCCCCGCCACGGCCGCCCACTTCGGCGCGTACCTGCGCTGA
- a CDS encoding AAA family ATPase: protein MLLRFRVANVRSLRDEQELSFVGSEDGTSGAARPAELAGGRSVDVLPLIGIFGANASGKSNVLAAMVDMRTAVLNSYARWASYDGIPRSVFALDPKGQSEPSFFEVDLVMDGVRWTYGFELGGTQVEAEWLHSYPRGHRQVWLDRDASRAEVYEWPGARVKDRAQLVRRTRPNALLLSTAGTDNHPQLSPLFHWFRRNLWLINPEDARAQREAFTRQELSGARARRIEELLRVADLGITGTELVDEGKGRSTVKLVHRSMTGEVAFDWQAESLGTRSWFALLGPLLLALDEGAVLLVDELDASLHPRFAAEVVRLFHDPYANPNGAQLVFTSHDPSVLTTPSGGRLLEPAQVWLAEKGKDGATDLYPLTAASPGEGEDLMKSYLAGAFGAVPSLMEGQIARRLLAAGEYAEDEVEQG, encoded by the coding sequence GTGCTACTGAGGTTCCGTGTCGCGAACGTACGGTCGCTGCGTGATGAACAGGAGCTGTCCTTCGTCGGGTCCGAGGACGGGACGAGCGGGGCAGCCCGTCCAGCAGAGCTGGCGGGCGGCCGGTCGGTGGACGTGCTTCCCCTGATCGGCATTTTCGGCGCCAACGCGTCGGGCAAGTCGAATGTGCTGGCCGCGATGGTCGACATGCGTACCGCTGTCCTCAACTCCTACGCCCGCTGGGCTTCGTACGACGGCATTCCGCGCTCTGTCTTCGCACTCGACCCGAAAGGGCAGAGCGAGCCGAGCTTTTTCGAGGTCGATCTCGTCATGGACGGCGTGCGCTGGACGTACGGGTTCGAACTCGGTGGGACCCAGGTCGAAGCCGAATGGCTGCACAGTTATCCGCGTGGTCACCGGCAGGTGTGGCTCGACCGCGACGCTTCCCGGGCAGAGGTGTACGAATGGCCGGGAGCCCGGGTCAAGGACCGGGCGCAGCTCGTGCGGCGCACTCGCCCGAACGCGCTTCTGCTCTCCACCGCGGGGACGGACAACCACCCGCAGCTGTCCCCTCTCTTCCACTGGTTCCGCCGCAACCTGTGGCTGATCAACCCGGAGGACGCGCGGGCGCAGCGTGAGGCGTTCACCAGACAGGAACTTTCCGGAGCCAGGGCCCGCCGCATCGAGGAGCTGTTGCGGGTGGCCGACCTCGGCATCACAGGCACCGAACTCGTCGATGAGGGCAAGGGCCGGTCGACGGTGAAGCTGGTCCACCGTTCGATGACGGGCGAGGTCGCCTTCGACTGGCAGGCCGAGTCACTCGGCACCCGCTCCTGGTTCGCTCTGCTCGGCCCGTTGCTCCTGGCCCTGGACGAGGGCGCGGTGCTGCTGGTCGACGAGCTGGACGCGAGCCTGCATCCGCGGTTCGCCGCCGAAGTCGTCCGGCTCTTCCACGACCCCTACGCCAACCCCAACGGCGCGCAGCTGGTATTCACCTCGCACGACCCGTCAGTGCTGACCACGCCGAGCGGTGGGCGACTGCTGGAGCCCGCTCAGGTGTGGCTGGCGGAGAAGGGCAAGGACGGGGCGACGGATCTCTACCCGCTGACCGCGGCGTCCCCGGGCGAGGGCGAGGACCTGATGAAGTCGTATCTCGCCGGGGCCTTCGGCGCGGTCCCGTCACTCATGGAGGGGCAGATCGCCCGACGGCTGCTGGCCGCCGGTGAGTACGCCGAGGACGAGGTGGAACAGGGCTGA
- a CDS encoding sodium:solute symporter yields the protein MAVDYTVIVVYLAGMLAMGWWGMRRAKSKSDFLVAGRRLGPTMYSGTMAAIVLGGASTIGGVGLGYQYGLSGAWMVVTIGLGLLALSLFFSARIARLKVYTVSEMLDLRYGGRAGVISGLVMWAYTLMLAVTSTIAYATIFDVLFDMNRTVAIILGGSIVVAYSTLGGMWSITLTDMVQFVVKTIGVLLLLLPIAAVKAGGFSEMKASLPTGYFDPLGIGGETIFTYVLIYTFGMLIGQDIWQRVFTAGSDRTAKWGGTVAGTYCLVYALAGAVIGTAAKVLYPKLASPDDAFATIVKDELPVGVRGLVLAAALAAVMSTSSGALIACATVANNDIWSRLRGVVRRDGDTGEHDEVRGNRAFILVMGLAVIGTAIALNNVVEALTVAYNLLVGGLLVPILGGLLWKRGTAQGALAAVAVGGLAVVGLMATYGILANEPVYYGLLSSLAVYVIVSLRTPATDAAVLAAWRERLAGRGSEPASAFEKESVTR from the coding sequence ATGGCCGTCGACTACACAGTGATCGTCGTCTATCTCGCCGGGATGCTGGCCATGGGCTGGTGGGGCATGCGCCGCGCCAAGTCCAAGAGCGACTTCCTGGTCGCCGGACGGCGCCTCGGTCCCACGATGTACTCCGGCACGATGGCCGCCATCGTCCTCGGCGGCGCGTCCACCATCGGCGGCGTCGGCCTCGGTTACCAGTACGGGCTCTCCGGGGCCTGGATGGTCGTCACCATCGGCCTCGGGCTCCTCGCCCTGTCCCTCTTCTTCTCGGCGCGCATCGCCCGGCTGAAGGTCTACACCGTCTCCGAGATGCTCGACCTGCGCTACGGCGGCCGGGCCGGCGTGATCTCGGGCCTGGTCATGTGGGCGTACACCCTCATGCTCGCGGTGACGTCGACCATCGCGTACGCCACCATCTTCGACGTCCTCTTCGACATGAACCGGACGGTCGCGATCATCCTCGGCGGCTCGATCGTCGTCGCGTACTCGACGCTCGGCGGCATGTGGTCGATCACCCTCACCGACATGGTCCAGTTCGTCGTGAAGACCATCGGCGTGCTGCTTCTGCTGCTGCCCATCGCCGCCGTCAAGGCCGGCGGGTTCAGCGAGATGAAGGCCTCGCTGCCCACCGGCTACTTCGACCCGCTGGGCATCGGCGGCGAGACGATCTTCACGTACGTGCTCATCTACACCTTCGGCATGCTGATCGGGCAGGACATCTGGCAGCGCGTCTTCACCGCCGGCAGTGACAGGACGGCCAAGTGGGGCGGCACCGTCGCGGGCACCTACTGCCTGGTGTACGCGCTCGCCGGCGCCGTCATCGGCACGGCGGCCAAGGTCCTCTACCCGAAGCTGGCCAGCCCGGACGACGCCTTCGCGACCATCGTCAAGGACGAACTGCCGGTAGGTGTACGGGGGCTGGTCCTCGCCGCCGCCCTCGCGGCCGTGATGTCCACGTCCTCCGGAGCCCTCATCGCCTGTGCGACCGTCGCCAACAACGACATCTGGTCGCGGCTGCGCGGAGTCGTCCGGCGCGACGGCGACACCGGCGAGCACGACGAGGTCAGGGGCAACCGCGCCTTCATCCTCGTCATGGGCCTCGCCGTGATCGGTACGGCCATCGCGCTCAACAACGTCGTCGAGGCCCTGACCGTCGCCTACAACCTCCTCGTCGGCGGTCTCCTCGTGCCCATCCTCGGCGGGCTCCTCTGGAAGCGCGGGACGGCCCAGGGCGCCCTCGCCGCCGTCGCGGTCGGCGGTCTCGCGGTCGTCGGCCTGATGGCCACGTACGGGATCCTCGCCAACGAGCCCGTCTACTACGGCCTCCTCTCCTCCCTCGCGGTCTACGTGATCGTCTCGCTCCGCACGCCCGCCACCGACGCGGCCGTGCTCGCCGCCTGGCGCGAACGCCTCGCGGGCCGCGGCTCCGAACCCGCCTCCGCATTCGAGAAAGAGAGTGTCACCCGATGA
- a CDS encoding ArnT family glycosyltransferase, with translation MTSATDPYPHAPEAVASTPSDEPVARPDKAPRWSLPVLGAILVLAGVLYSWNLSSSSLNSFYSAAVFSGTQSWKAWFFGSLDAGNFLTVDKPPFVLMVMGLSCRVFGYGTWQMMLPLVAAALGTIWIVHASVKRIWGHGAAAVAALVLALTPITVAINRDNNPDTLLVLLMVGGAALALRAVRDGRLLPLVGAAVCFGFAFNTKMLQGYIALPAVFAVYLYAAKGGWIRRVRNLAVAAVALAVSSFWWAAAVSLVPASSRPYIGGSTDGTAWDLIMGYNGLGRVLGGDGNRGGGGGGGGGGFAGTAGIGRMFNDVLGGQISWLLPFSAIALVGGLVLRGRAPRTDLTRAALILWGGWTVLHYLTFSLAEGTMHPYYTTALAPGIAALCGGGGAMLLRAFRTGDAKRWSWVLPLAFAATGVWAVVLLRRASGWNTWLWPAVAVVMVLAIVGLFLFRSGRRARFLTGAVAAAVVASLAGPAAYAASVPASSGGGMSGTNPTAGPTTGGGMGGPGGDGGRGGFPGGGGGQAPGGQQDGQRQGGQRQDSGQAGGEAPDANADGQMGTPPGGAPTGAPSGTPPTGAGGGMGGGIGGMGGGADTAMTSYLEKHRDGAKWLVAVSSSQSAAQMIVSTKQPVISMWGWSGSDKAMTLAKLKELVKKGELHYIVLGGGGMGGGGGPGGDSDSVSSEVTTWVQKHATAVKASEYGTDSSADSSGSADSQGTQSTQSLYRLDAKDVN, from the coding sequence GTGACATCTGCCACCGATCCGTACCCCCACGCCCCCGAGGCCGTCGCCTCCACGCCGTCCGACGAGCCGGTCGCGCGGCCCGACAAGGCGCCCCGCTGGTCGCTGCCCGTGCTCGGCGCGATCCTCGTCCTGGCCGGGGTCCTGTACTCCTGGAACCTCTCCTCCTCCAGCCTGAACAGCTTCTACAGTGCCGCCGTGTTCAGCGGTACGCAGAGCTGGAAGGCGTGGTTCTTCGGCTCGCTGGACGCCGGGAACTTCCTGACCGTGGACAAGCCGCCCTTCGTCCTGATGGTGATGGGCCTGTCCTGCCGCGTCTTCGGGTACGGCACCTGGCAGATGATGCTGCCGCTGGTCGCCGCCGCCCTCGGCACGATCTGGATCGTGCACGCGTCCGTCAAGCGGATCTGGGGCCACGGCGCAGCCGCCGTCGCCGCGCTCGTCCTCGCGCTCACCCCGATCACCGTCGCCATCAACCGCGACAACAACCCCGACACCCTGCTGGTCCTCCTGATGGTCGGGGGCGCGGCCCTGGCCCTGCGCGCCGTGCGCGACGGCAGGCTGCTGCCGCTCGTCGGCGCGGCCGTGTGCTTCGGGTTCGCCTTCAACACCAAGATGCTCCAGGGCTACATCGCCCTGCCCGCCGTCTTCGCCGTCTACCTGTACGCGGCGAAGGGCGGCTGGATCCGGCGCGTACGCAACCTCGCCGTCGCGGCGGTCGCACTGGCGGTCTCCAGCTTCTGGTGGGCCGCCGCCGTGTCGCTCGTGCCCGCCTCCTCGCGCCCGTACATCGGCGGCTCCACGGACGGCACCGCCTGGGACCTGATCATGGGCTACAACGGCCTCGGCCGCGTCCTCGGCGGCGACGGCAACCGCGGAGGCGGGGGTGGCGGCGGCGGTGGCGGTTTTGCCGGGACCGCCGGGATCGGGCGGATGTTCAACGACGTGCTGGGCGGCCAGATCTCCTGGCTCCTCCCCTTCTCCGCGATCGCCCTCGTCGGCGGCCTCGTCCTGCGCGGACGCGCCCCCCGTACGGACCTCACGCGCGCCGCGCTGATCCTGTGGGGCGGCTGGACCGTGCTGCACTACCTCACCTTCAGCCTCGCCGAAGGCACCATGCACCCGTACTACACGACCGCCCTCGCGCCCGGCATCGCGGCGCTGTGCGGAGGCGGCGGCGCGATGCTCCTGCGTGCCTTCCGTACCGGTGACGCCAAGCGCTGGTCCTGGGTGCTGCCCTTGGCGTTCGCCGCCACCGGCGTCTGGGCCGTCGTCCTGCTGCGGCGCGCCTCCGGCTGGAACACCTGGCTGTGGCCAGCCGTCGCGGTGGTGATGGTCCTGGCGATCGTGGGCCTGTTCCTCTTCCGGTCCGGGCGCCGGGCGCGCTTCCTCACCGGCGCCGTGGCCGCCGCCGTCGTCGCCTCCCTCGCCGGGCCCGCGGCCTACGCCGCCTCGGTACCCGCGAGTTCGGGCGGGGGTATGAGCGGTACGAATCCGACGGCGGGCCCCACCACGGGCGGCGGCATGGGCGGCCCCGGGGGCGACGGAGGCCGGGGCGGCTTCCCCGGCGGCGGTGGCGGCCAGGCCCCCGGCGGTCAGCAGGACGGTCAGCGGCAGGGCGGTCAGCGACAAGACAGCGGGCAGGCCGGCGGCGAGGCCCCCGACGCCAACGCCGACGGCCAGATGGGCACGCCCCCCGGCGGAGCCCCCACCGGAGCCCCCAGCGGCACCCCGCCCACCGGCGCGGGTGGCGGCATGGGCGGCGGAATCGGCGGCATGGGCGGTGGCGCCGACACCGCCATGACCTCCTATCTGGAGAAGCACCGCGACGGCGCCAAGTGGCTGGTCGCCGTCTCGAGTTCGCAGAGCGCGGCCCAAATGATCGTCAGCACCAAGCAGCCCGTCATCTCCATGTGGGGCTGGTCCGGCAGCGACAAGGCCATGACCCTCGCCAAGCTGAAGGAACTCGTGAAGAAGGGCGAGCTGCACTACATCGTGCTCGGCGGCGGGGGCATGGGCGGAGGCGGCGGCCCGGGCGGCGACTCCGACAGCGTCAGCTCCGAGGTGACCACCTGGGTGCAGAAGCACGCGACAGCGGTGAAGGCGAGCGAGTACGGCACCGACTCCTCGGCCGACTCCAGCGGTTCCGCCGACTCCCAGGGCACCCAGAGCACCCAGTCCCTCTACCGCCTCGACGCAAAGGACGTCAACTAG
- a CDS encoding helix-turn-helix domain-containing protein: protein MLRFHFTAEDLTRIRVARAPDPLWEVAVSLHRFQTRDGRWAYAHWYRTARLRLREAGLDHAVRNFLLPVFPRASYFPDFLTPAEGEQGLDAGLDAVLAAPRGQVAEEAARLAVSVGAPSWVSRLADDDMRGRLVRTLRAYHRAVIAPYGEQVDACVQAERIRLARALLDRGTGGLLGSLAPTIRWRHPVLEVAPYPEERDVHLHGMGLLLIPSYFCWKSPIALADAGLPPVIVYPLQRDPVPAPVPGDGQPLAALLGRTRAGILRATATGATTSEAARGAGVSAATATHHTAALRDTGLITSTRWANTVLHTLTPLGAALLTTETKSKPPTAQGRSLTPTGARGTARPAPTNPHQTTPPA from the coding sequence ATGCTCCGCTTTCACTTCACGGCCGAGGATCTGACCAGGATCCGGGTGGCGAGGGCGCCCGATCCGTTGTGGGAGGTCGCCGTCAGCCTGCACAGGTTCCAGACCAGGGACGGACGCTGGGCCTACGCGCACTGGTACCGCACCGCTCGCCTCCGGCTCCGGGAGGCCGGGCTCGACCACGCGGTACGGAACTTCCTGCTGCCGGTCTTCCCGCGGGCGAGCTACTTTCCCGACTTCCTCACTCCGGCGGAGGGCGAGCAGGGCCTGGACGCCGGACTGGACGCCGTGCTCGCGGCGCCCCGAGGACAGGTGGCCGAGGAGGCGGCCAGACTCGCCGTCAGCGTCGGAGCCCCGAGCTGGGTCTCCCGCCTCGCCGACGACGACATGCGGGGCCGGCTGGTCCGGACGCTGCGCGCCTACCATCGGGCCGTGATCGCCCCATACGGGGAGCAGGTCGACGCGTGCGTGCAGGCGGAGCGGATCCGTCTCGCCCGGGCCCTGCTCGACCGTGGCACCGGGGGGCTGCTCGGCAGCCTCGCCCCCACGATCCGCTGGCGCCACCCCGTCCTGGAGGTCGCTCCCTACCCCGAGGAACGCGACGTCCATCTCCACGGAATGGGCCTGCTCCTGATCCCCTCCTACTTCTGCTGGAAGAGTCCCATCGCCCTGGCTGACGCCGGCCTGCCGCCCGTGATCGTGTACCCGCTCCAGCGGGACCCGGTTCCGGCCCCGGTGCCGGGTGACGGACAGCCGCTGGCCGCGCTCCTCGGCCGCACCCGCGCAGGCATCCTGCGGGCCACCGCCACCGGGGCGACCACCTCGGAGGCGGCTCGGGGTGCCGGGGTCTCGGCGGCGACCGCCACCCATCACACGGCGGCCCTGCGGGACACCGGCCTGATCACCAGCACCCGCTGGGCCAACACGGTGCTGCACACCCTGACCCCCCTGGGAGCAGCCCTGCTCACCACAGAAACCAAAAGCAAACCCCCAACGGCGCAGGGACGCAGCCTCACGCCGACAGGGGCGCGGGGAACTGCGCGGCCAGCACCGACCAACCCGCACCAGACAACGCCCCCGGCGTAG
- a CDS encoding endonuclease I family protein: MSVTHAGKWKALAAGVSALLVGLTLPTVAATPAAATTTAYDDTYYANAIGKTGTALKGSLHTIIKSQTKISYSAVWEALKVTDQDPNNSGNVVLLYSGISRSKSLNGGDVGDWNREHTWAQSHGDFGTSAGPGTDLHHLRPEDVQVNSIRGNKDFDNGGSSFTNSGGSLTDSNSFEPRDAVKGDVARMILYMAVRYEGDDSWPDLEPNDAVTNGSVRYHGRLSVLKQWNDEDPPSASETRRNELIYSTYQHNRNPFIDHPEWVEAIW; encoded by the coding sequence ATGTCCGTAACGCACGCAGGCAAGTGGAAGGCGCTGGCAGCCGGCGTTTCCGCCCTCCTCGTCGGCCTCACCCTCCCGACGGTCGCCGCGACCCCCGCCGCGGCCACCACCACCGCGTACGACGACACGTACTACGCGAACGCGATCGGCAAGACCGGCACGGCCCTCAAGGGCTCGCTGCACACGATCATCAAGAGCCAGACGAAGATCTCGTACTCCGCCGTCTGGGAGGCGCTCAAGGTCACCGACCAGGACCCGAACAACAGCGGCAACGTGGTCCTGCTCTACTCCGGCATCTCCCGCAGCAAGTCGCTCAACGGCGGTGACGTCGGTGACTGGAACCGCGAGCACACCTGGGCCCAGTCCCACGGCGACTTCGGCACCTCGGCCGGCCCCGGCACGGACCTGCACCACCTGCGGCCCGAGGACGTCCAGGTCAACAGCATCCGCGGCAACAAGGACTTCGACAACGGCGGCAGCAGCTTCACCAACAGCGGCGGCAGCCTCACCGACTCGAACTCCTTCGAGCCGCGCGACGCCGTCAAGGGCGACGTCGCCCGGATGATCCTGTACATGGCCGTCCGCTACGAGGGCGACGACTCCTGGCCCGACCTGGAGCCCAACGACGCCGTCACCAACGGCAGCGTCCGGTACCACGGCCGCCTCTCGGTGCTGAAGCAGTGGAACGACGAGGACCCGCCCAGCGCCTCCGAGACCCGCCGCAACGAACTGATCTACAGCACCTACCAGCACAACCGGAACCCGTTCATCGACCACCCGGAGTGGGTGGAGGCGATCTGGTAG
- the speB gene encoding agmatinase — translation MNSNETPRGPVDSSRIPRYAGPATFARLPRLDEVGTTDVAVVGVPFDAGVSYRPGARFGGNAIREASRLLRPYNPAQDASPFALAQVADAGDIAANPFDINEAVETIEGAADELLGTGARLMTLGGDHTIALPLLRAVARKHGPVALLHFDAHLDTWDTYFGAEYTHGTPFRRAVEEGILDTEALSHVGTRGPLYGRQDLTDDEKLGFGIVTSADIYRRGADEVADQLRQRIGDRPLYISIDIDCLDPAHAPGTGTPEAGGMTSRELLEILRGLASCHLVSADVVEVAPAYDHAEITSVAASHTAYELTTIMSRQIAEARAQ, via the coding sequence ATGAACAGCAACGAGACGCCCCGCGGGCCCGTCGACTCGTCCCGCATACCCCGGTACGCGGGCCCGGCGACCTTCGCCCGGCTGCCCCGCCTCGACGAGGTCGGCACCACCGATGTCGCCGTGGTCGGCGTGCCGTTCGACGCGGGTGTCTCGTACCGGCCCGGGGCCCGCTTCGGCGGGAACGCGATCCGCGAGGCGAGCCGGCTGCTGCGGCCCTACAACCCGGCGCAGGACGCCTCGCCGTTCGCCCTCGCGCAGGTCGCGGACGCCGGTGACATCGCCGCGAACCCGTTCGACATCAACGAGGCCGTGGAGACCATCGAGGGCGCCGCCGACGAACTCCTCGGCACCGGCGCCCGGCTGATGACCCTCGGCGGCGACCACACCATCGCGCTGCCCCTGCTGCGCGCGGTGGCCCGCAAGCACGGCCCGGTCGCGCTGCTGCACTTCGACGCGCACCTCGACACCTGGGACACGTACTTCGGCGCCGAGTACACGCACGGCACCCCGTTCCGGCGGGCCGTCGAGGAGGGCATCCTCGACACCGAGGCGCTCTCCCACGTGGGTACGCGCGGGCCGCTGTACGGCAGGCAGGACCTCACCGACGACGAGAAGCTGGGCTTCGGCATCGTCACCTCCGCCGACATCTACCGGCGCGGCGCCGACGAGGTCGCCGACCAGCTGCGGCAGCGCATCGGCGACCGTCCGCTCTACATCTCCATCGACATCGACTGCCTCGACCCGGCCCACGCGCCCGGCACGGGGACGCCGGAGGCGGGCGGCATGACCTCCCGCGAACTCCTGGAGATCCTGCGCGGACTCGCCTCCTGCCACCTGGTCTCCGCGGACGTCGTCGAGGTCGCCCCCGCGTACGATCACGCCGAGATCACCTCCGTCGCCGCCTCCCACACGGCGTACGAGCTCACGACCATCATGTCCCGCCAGATTGCAGAGGCCCGAGCGCAGTGA